The following coding sequences are from one Pelmatolapia mariae isolate MD_Pm_ZW linkage group LG4, Pm_UMD_F_2, whole genome shotgun sequence window:
- the carhsp1 gene encoding calcium-regulated heat-stable protein 1: MSSQDTAIKGSRPVTPPLPSPRSPRSPESLHLPACRHRDRSPSPMRGYLIPSPLPTRRNRTCSATARASEGPVFTGVCKYFSRSKGHGFITPSDGGADIFVHISDIEGEYVPVEGDEVSYKVCCIPPKLEKIQAVEVTITHLKPGTKHETWSGHTVDS; this comes from the exons ATGTCCTCTCAAGACACTGCCATCAAGGGGTCTCGACCTGTGACCCCTCCACTGCCTTCTCCAAGATCCCCACGGTCTCCAG AATCTCTGCACCTCCCGGCCTGCAGACACAGAGATCGCTCGCCTTCCCCTATGAGAGGCTACCTCATCCCCAGCCCTCTTCCCACACGCAGAAACAGGACCTGCTCAGC GACGGCTCGTGCATCGGAGGGACCCGTGTTTACTGGCGTGTGTAAATATTTCTCGCGCTCCAAAGGCCATGGATTTATCACGCCATCGGACGGGGGCGCTGACATCTTTGTCCACATCTCaga CATCGAGGGCGAGTATGTGCCGGTGGAAGGCGATGAAGTGAGCTACAAGGTTTGCTGCATCCCTCCTAAACTCGAGAAGATCCAGGCAGTGGAGGTGACCATAACCCATCTCAAACCTGGGACCAAACACGAAACCTGGTCGGGGCACACCGTCGACAGCTGA